AAAGTTCTTCTGGAAGCCCACATACATCACAAATTTTTGACATTTAATTCTCCTTTTGTTTTTCATTCAATATTGTAAGAACACGAGCAATAGTTCTTTTTAATTCTCTAATTTTCCCAGGGTTTTCATTTACCCCGGCAGCTGCACTTTTAGAAACGTTTTTGGATAATTCAGCTCTGAGTTCAACTAATTTATCTTGAATCTCATCAACTT
The sequence above is drawn from the Methanobrevibacter sp. genome and encodes:
- the rpmC gene encoding 50S ribosomal protein L29; this translates as VDEIQDKLVELRAELSKNVSKSAAAGVNENPGKIRELKRTIARVLTILNEKQKEN